In a single window of the Aridibaculum aurantiacum genome:
- a CDS encoding 1-phosphofructokinase family hexose kinase, with amino-acid sequence MEKIITLTLNPAIDKSTTVKSIAPDKKLRCSAAKYEPGGGGVNVSRALLRLDVPSTAIYLAGGHSGKFYRDLLDEEGVQSAVVEIAGRTRENMIVVDESSNLQYRYGFPGPEIQESEWQQCLQMIEQNKEVEYVVASGSVPAGVPEDFFNRLAMLCKKIDAKLIVDTSGEPLKHAVEEGVYLLKPNLGELSMLQGVEELHQDDAVDAAKEIIKNGGCQVMIISMGASGAMLVTKDECFSSPSVSVKKKSTVGAGDSMVAGTVKALSLGWQWMDVLQYGIATGTATTMNPGTELFKKTDVERLYKQLKERRH; translated from the coding sequence ATGGAAAAGATCATCACGCTTACACTGAACCCGGCTATAGATAAAAGCACCACTGTAAAATCAATAGCACCAGACAAAAAGTTGCGCTGTTCTGCGGCTAAATATGAGCCAGGTGGAGGCGGTGTAAATGTGTCAAGGGCGCTGCTTCGCCTCGATGTTCCTTCTACTGCTATATACCTGGCGGGCGGGCACAGTGGCAAGTTTTACCGTGACCTGCTGGATGAAGAAGGTGTTCAATCTGCCGTAGTAGAAATTGCAGGCAGAACCCGGGAAAATATGATAGTGGTGGATGAGTCTTCTAACCTTCAATACCGTTATGGGTTTCCTGGGCCAGAGATACAGGAGAGCGAATGGCAGCAGTGCCTGCAGATGATAGAGCAGAACAAAGAGGTAGAATACGTGGTAGCTAGTGGCAGTGTTCCTGCCGGCGTACCTGAAGATTTTTTTAATCGGCTTGCAATGCTTTGTAAGAAAATAGATGCGAAACTAATTGTTGACACATCTGGTGAGCCGCTAAAGCATGCAGTGGAGGAAGGTGTTTACCTGCTAAAGCCAAACCTGGGTGAGCTAAGTATGCTGCAGGGAGTGGAAGAATTGCACCAGGATGATGCTGTGGATGCAGCAAAAGAGATCATCAAAAACGGGGGCTGCCAGGTTATGATCATTTCTATGGGTGCATCAGGAGCTATGTTGGTAACTAAAGATGAATGCTTCAGTTCCCCATCGGTTTCAGTAAAAAAGAAAAGTACAGTAGGAGCCGGTGATAGTATGGTGGCAGGAACAGTAAAAGCCCTGTCGCTGGGCTGGCAGTGGATGGATGTACTCCAGTACGGTATTGCTACAGGTACTGCTACTACCATGAACCCGGGAACAGAGCTTTTTAAAAAAACGGATGTAGAGCGGCTATATAAGCAACTTAAAGAGCGTCGCCATTAG